One genomic region from Candidatus Borkfalkia ceftriaxoniphila encodes:
- the murC gene encoding UDP-N-acetylmuramate--L-alanine ligase has product MVRLKHIHFIGIGGISMSGLALYLKERGYTVSGSDVSENEQVCRLENYGVKIYIGHREENVEGAELVVFNSAISPDNCELLAAARKAVPLVSRVELLAEIMRGFPYSIGVAGSHGKTTATAMCMHALFNSCENVTAHIGGEDARFGNFYSGGDKFFVTEACEFKKNFLKLEPSVAILLNCDKDHLDCYEDEEELNAAFVNFAARAKTRIVNADDAVAARVPDAITFALNDRTADFVAEDLRSHAGKYAFTVSERGEKGVRIRLNVYGKHNVYNALAAFAVGRYYRFEPRLLAQGLEQFTGILRRFERLGKFAGAEFIADYAHHPREITAVLASAREVCAGRLFVVFQPHTYSRTKLLFDDFLKVLCDVENLVVYKTYAAREYFDSAGSAYTLAQNLPNALYAESIKELQFYLKPVLSPGDMVLFLGAGDIYCAAKLLLKQLTE; this is encoded by the coding sequence TTGGTTCGATTGAAACATATTCACTTTATCGGTATCGGCGGCATCAGCATGAGCGGGCTGGCTCTGTATCTCAAAGAGCGCGGTTATACCGTGAGCGGGAGCGACGTCTCAGAAAACGAACAGGTCTGCCGACTTGAAAATTACGGGGTAAAAATTTATATAGGGCACAGGGAGGAAAATGTGGAAGGGGCGGAACTCGTCGTGTTCAATTCGGCGATCTCGCCCGACAATTGCGAACTTCTGGCCGCCGCGCGCAAAGCGGTCCCGCTCGTCAGCCGCGTGGAACTCTTGGCGGAGATTATGCGCGGCTTTCCGTACAGCATCGGTGTGGCGGGCAGTCACGGCAAAACCACCGCGACCGCTATGTGCATGCATGCACTCTTCAACAGTTGTGAAAATGTGACGGCGCATATCGGCGGCGAAGACGCGAGATTCGGCAATTTTTACAGCGGCGGGGATAAGTTTTTCGTCACCGAGGCGTGCGAGTTCAAAAAGAATTTTTTAAAACTCGAACCTTCCGTCGCCATTCTTTTGAATTGCGATAAGGACCACCTCGACTGTTATGAGGACGAAGAGGAACTGAACGCCGCTTTCGTCAATTTTGCCGCGCGCGCAAAGACGCGCATCGTCAATGCGGACGATGCCGTGGCGGCAAGAGTCCCGGATGCGATCACCTTCGCTTTAAACGACAGAACTGCGGATTTTGTGGCGGAAGATCTCCGAAGTCACGCGGGAAAATATGCGTTTACCGTTTCGGAGCGGGGTGAAAAGGGCGTACGGATCCGCTTGAACGTCTATGGGAAACACAATGTTTACAACGCCCTCGCGGCATTCGCCGTGGGGCGTTATTATCGCTTCGAGCCCCGCCTTTTGGCGCAGGGGTTGGAACAGTTTACCGGAATTCTGCGCCGTTTCGAACGGCTCGGAAAATTTGCGGGGGCGGAGTTTATCGCCGATTACGCCCATCACCCGCGCGAGATCACGGCGGTGCTCGCCTCGGCGCGCGAGGTGTGTGCGGGCAGGCTGTTCGTTGTGTTTCAGCCGCATACCTACTCCCGCACAAAGCTGTTGTTCGACGATTTTTTGAAAGTGCTGTGCGATGTGGAAAATTTGGTCGTTTACAAAACTTATGCCGCCCGCGAGTACTTTGACAGCGCGGGGAGCGCCTACACGTTGGCGCAGAATCTTCCGAACGCGCTCTATGCGGAATCTATTAAAGAACTGCAGTTTTATCTCAAACCCGTACTTTCACCGGGGGATATGGTGCTTTTTTTGGGGGCGGGGGACATTTACTGCGCGGCAAAACTTCTTTTAAAGCAACTGACTGAATAA
- a CDS encoding ATP-binding protein gives MNLEREELILATGAAEDPAMKLFIDAMENDDVRAYARAYALLLEQGSQRNFAEYLADKILFDDNVFARRAFEGKLSPDVVSAFSHDLDIFQRIADACDNPPPKIGAKLSAGFPKIYRGKNNPLFGGEWSGKRTLSKLKEFFRQNGYGIFVGNKAFTFAGGALAPVKYTSNISLYDLKDYEYEKQLVEDNIISFLKNLPYSNMLLYGDKGTGKSSTVHAVLNKYAHEGLRAVEIPKEQVKEINALKELLAELPLKFLIFIDDLSLEENDEKVTSLKASLEGSMNEKADNVMIVATSNRRHILKENFSDRENSVHARDTMEEQLSLSDRFGLTVLFSSTGKREYLSIIRQLASDCKLGMDEEKLFSLAERWAIDKGGRSPRRAKQFIDYVFACLSKNSEIII, from the coding sequence ATGAACTTGGAGCGTGAAGAACTGATACTCGCGACGGGCGCGGCGGAAGATCCCGCCATGAAACTTTTTATAGACGCCATGGAAAACGACGACGTCCGCGCCTATGCGCGGGCATACGCCCTGCTGCTGGAACAGGGTTCGCAGCGGAATTTCGCCGAGTATCTCGCAGACAAAATTTTATTCGACGACAACGTGTTCGCGCGGCGCGCGTTCGAGGGAAAACTTTCCCCCGACGTCGTTTCCGCCTTTTCGCATGATCTGGATATTTTTCAGCGCATTGCCGACGCGTGCGATAATCCCCCGCCGAAGATCGGCGCGAAACTCAGCGCGGGATTCCCGAAAATTTACCGAGGGAAGAACAATCCTCTGTTCGGCGGCGAATGGTCGGGAAAACGCACTCTTTCCAAACTGAAAGAATTTTTCCGCCAAAACGGGTATGGGATTTTCGTGGGAAACAAAGCCTTTACGTTTGCCGGCGGCGCGCTTGCGCCCGTCAAGTACACGTCGAATATTTCCCTCTACGACCTGAAAGATTACGAATACGAAAAACAACTCGTGGAAGACAACATTATCAGTTTCCTGAAAAATCTGCCCTACTCCAATATGCTCCTGTACGGCGACAAGGGCACGGGAAAATCTTCAACCGTGCACGCCGTTCTCAACAAGTATGCGCACGAGGGACTGCGCGCGGTAGAGATCCCCAAAGAACAGGTCAAGGAGATCAATGCGCTCAAAGAACTGCTCGCGGAACTTCCTTTGAAATTTCTCATCTTCATCGACGATTTGTCCTTAGAGGAAAACGACGAAAAAGTGACCTCGCTCAAAGCGAGTTTAGAGGGAAGCATGAACGAAAAGGCGGACAACGTGATGATCGTCGCCACCTCCAACCGCCGTCACATTCTCAAAGAAAATTTCTCCGACCGCGAAAACAGCGTGCACGCGCGCGATACGATGGAAGAACAACTTTCCCTTTCCGACCGATTCGGCCTGACCGTACTTTTTTCCTCTACGGGAAAGCGGGAATATCTCTCTATCATCCGCCAACTCGCCAGCGATTGCAAACTCGGAATGGACGAAGAAAAATTGTTCTCGCTTGCGGAACGCTGGGCGATCGACAAGGGCGGGCGCTCGCCCCGCCGCGCAAAACAGTTTATCGATTACGTGTTCGCCTGCCTTTCGAAAAACTCGGAAATCATTATCTAA
- a CDS encoding FtsK/SpoIIIE family DNA translocase gives MNNLGRGSENNQNDKDRILTRETVGMVVVLFAALALLILITRSLIFGSVGFAISSFLLGTFGYCSYAVLAALFYLGFVLITGKRITAGKKMTALCVLFFCLLVCLVHTITAAVGEIAYGSYGEYLSDCYRAGENSFFQTTGGGVIFGLVVYPVVKLTTSVGGYIIFSLLMAATAYFIYAAKSGNSVFAAPRPAQKRREQAETPVEAATRNTNGAYDLNYAGTAYAQPAAPAFRSEPQPYAAAQTEIPAADAYPQSPVDQSKRLFAVGETFDFKTKREINKENKRAEAQRREQQRAAEPVSPYAQSRSILYPQSDAPIGSNYTNNLIFDSNSYFNNPNRGSVSREQYSNNFKDVSSFSEGHERSTRTENTATAAPISSYANLYEDGEDGNITYSNKPKKIVTDTTRNTDTAVPDTPYAAYVSPEKNYYRNDVSSPPAATPPAENSFPQFSARRDPAPAPSEPQTPPPFEFGARRTEGNESIRTGFTDSAPEPEREEPVKRERIHKKVISEPEVAATEVPRPAEEPVRFQRPASDFELNEQNDVRKNTEDSFGSAADIFDADDDLSDQPLDSVIPTAMEETTRLRPERTEEIPSLGRSRDRAVEPVRQEPTVEESKPKHVYQKYVSPPLSLLRDYAPAANNSEDEMRENIVTITETLAQLKISCEVVGVTQGPMVTRYDIDIPGNIPASKVLGCDTELAMRLHARDGVNIQPNYENGSISIEVPNKQKTTVGLKEIITSPEFTNAKSSALMFGMGKNIEGRAISGDIAKMKHLLVAGSTGSGKSVCLNSLIISLLYKYSPEELRIILVDPKQVEFNIYDKLPHLMINEIIYEPAKVITVLNWAIAEMERRYSLFKEKTRKGTLVRQVDEYNASLLPEEERLPKIVLIVDELADLMMVAKKDIEDRIQRLTQKSRAAGIHLVLATQRPSVDVITGIIKSNLPTRVAFKVVQEVDSRTILDSTGAEKLLGYGDMLYKTDTMTMPARVQGAFLSSQEVQDVVEFVKEHNEAYYDDAVATYINNSERGESSGGEGSDDSVEAVYIEALRYVVSVGQASISMIQRKCSVGYPKAGKIVEWMENMGYISAFDGAKSRKVLLSQEEFDAKYGDFGN, from the coding sequence TTGAACAATTTAGGAAGAGGAAGCGAGAACAATCAAAACGATAAGGACCGCATTTTGACCCGCGAGACGGTGGGGATGGTGGTCGTCCTGTTCGCCGCGCTCGCGCTTTTGATTTTAATTACGAGAAGTCTCATTTTCGGGAGCGTCGGCTTTGCCATCAGTTCTTTTTTGCTCGGCACGTTCGGATACTGTTCGTATGCCGTTCTTGCCGCGCTCTTTTATCTCGGTTTCGTGCTCATTACGGGCAAAAGGATCACCGCGGGCAAAAAAATGACGGCGCTGTGCGTACTGTTTTTCTGCCTGCTCGTCTGTCTCGTGCACACCATCACCGCGGCGGTGGGGGAGATCGCCTACGGCTCGTACGGCGAATATCTTTCCGATTGCTACCGCGCGGGAGAAAACAGTTTTTTCCAGACGACGGGCGGAGGCGTGATTTTCGGTCTCGTCGTTTATCCCGTGGTGAAACTCACGACTTCCGTCGGGGGCTATATCATCTTTTCGCTTTTGATGGCGGCGACCGCGTATTTCATCTACGCCGCAAAATCGGGCAATTCCGTATTCGCCGCGCCGCGCCCCGCGCAGAAACGCCGCGAGCAGGCAGAAACGCCCGTCGAGGCCGCCACGCGCAATACGAACGGCGCGTATGATCTGAATTATGCGGGTACGGCTTATGCCCAGCCCGCCGCGCCCGCGTTCCGTTCGGAACCGCAGCCCTATGCCGCCGCACAGACGGAAATCCCCGCGGCGGACGCTTATCCGCAGTCGCCCGTCGATCAGTCCAAACGCCTCTTCGCGGTGGGGGAGACCTTCGATTTCAAGACGAAACGCGAGATCAACAAGGAGAATAAGCGCGCCGAGGCGCAGCGCCGCGAACAGCAGCGCGCGGCGGAACCCGTTTCGCCCTACGCGCAGAGCCGCTCTATTTTATATCCGCAAAGCGACGCGCCGATAGGGTCGAATTATACAAACAATCTGATCTTCGATTCCAATTCGTATTTCAACAACCCCAACCGCGGCTCGGTTTCGCGCGAACAGTATTCCAACAACTTCAAAGACGTTTCCTCGTTTTCCGAGGGGCACGAGCGCAGCACGCGCACGGAAAATACCGCGACCGCCGCGCCCATATCTTCCTACGCAAATCTTTATGAGGACGGAGAAGACGGCAATATCACCTATTCCAATAAACCCAAAAAGATCGTTACGGACACCACGCGCAATACGGATACGGCGGTGCCCGATACTCCCTATGCCGCGTACGTTTCGCCTGAAAAAAATTATTATAGGAACGACGTTTCGTCGCCGCCCGCCGCGACGCCTCCTGCGGAAAATTCTTTTCCGCAGTTCAGCGCCCGCCGCGATCCTGCGCCTGCGCCGAGCGAACCGCAGACGCCTCCTCCTTTCGAATTCGGCGCACGCCGCACGGAAGGGAACGAGAGCATCCGCACAGGCTTTACAGACAGTGCGCCCGAACCCGAACGGGAAGAGCCCGTCAAGCGCGAGCGCATTCATAAAAAAGTGATTTCCGAGCCCGAAGTCGCCGCGACCGAAGTTCCCCGCCCGGCAGAGGAACCCGTGCGCTTTCAGCGTCCTGCGAGCGATTTCGAATTGAACGAACAGAACGACGTGCGCAAGAATACGGAAGATTCTTTCGGCTCTGCCGCGGATATTTTCGACGCGGACGACGACCTTTCGGACCAGCCGCTCGATTCGGTCATTCCGACCGCGATGGAGGAAACGACGCGCCTTCGTCCCGAGCGGACGGAGGAAATTCCATCTTTGGGGCGTTCCCGCGACCGTGCCGTCGAACCTGTCAGGCAGGAACCGACGGTCGAAGAGAGCAAGCCCAAACACGTCTATCAGAAATACGTCAGCCCGCCGCTCTCCCTGTTGCGCGATTACGCGCCCGCGGCGAACAATTCCGAAGACGAGATGCGCGAAAACATCGTCACGATCACCGAAACGCTCGCTCAGTTGAAAATTTCCTGCGAAGTGGTGGGCGTGACGCAGGGGCCGATGGTCACGCGCTATGACATCGATATTCCCGGGAATATTCCCGCCTCCAAGGTTTTGGGTTGCGATACCGAACTCGCCATGCGCCTGCACGCGCGCGACGGCGTCAACATTCAGCCCAATTACGAAAACGGCTCCATCAGCATAGAAGTTCCCAACAAGCAGAAGACGACGGTGGGGCTCAAAGAGATCATCACCTCACCCGAATTTACCAACGCCAAGTCTTCGGCGCTCATGTTCGGCATGGGAAAGAACATCGAAGGGCGCGCGATCTCGGGCGATATCGCCAAGATGAAACACCTTCTCGTTGCCGGCTCCACCGGCTCGGGTAAGAGCGTCTGCCTTAATTCGCTGATCATCAGCCTTTTGTATAAATACAGTCCCGAGGAATTGCGCATAATACTTGTAGACCCCAAACAGGTCGAATTCAATATATACGATAAATTGCCTCACCTGATGATCAACGAGATCATCTACGAGCCTGCCAAAGTTATCACCGTTCTCAACTGGGCGATCGCCGAAATGGAGCGCCGTTATTCGCTCTTTAAAGAAAAGACCAGAAAGGGAACGCTCGTCCGCCAGGTCGACGAATATAATGCGAGCCTTCTTCCCGAGGAAGAGCGGCTGCCGAAGATCGTGCTCATCGTCGACGAACTTGCCGATCTGATGATGGTCGCCAAAAAGGATATCGAGGACCGCATCCAGCGCCTGACGCAAAAATCGCGCGCGGCGGGTATCCATCTGGTGCTCGCGACGCAGCGTCCGTCCGTCGACGTCATTACGGGTATCATCAAATCCAACCTTCCCACGCGTGTGGCGTTCAAGGTCGTGCAGGAGGTCGACTCCCGTACCATTCTCGATTCCACGGGTGCGGAAAAATTGCTCGGCTACGGCGATATGCTGTACAAGACGGACACCATGACTATGCCTGCGCGCGTGCAGGGCGCGTTTTTGAGTTCGCAGGAAGTGCAGGACGTGGTCGAGTTCGTTAAGGAACACAACGAGGCGTACTACGACGACGCGGTCGCGACCTATATCAACAACAGCGAGCGCGGCGAATCGTCGGGCGGCGAGGGCAGCGACGACAGTGTGGAAGCGGTGTATATCGAGGCGCTGCGTTACGTCGTATCCGTGGGACAGGCGTCTATATCCATGATCCAGCGCAAATGCTCGGTCGGCTATCCGAAGGCGGGCAAGATCGTCGAGTGGATGGAAAACATGGGTTATATTTCCGCGTTCGACGGCGCCAAATCGCGCAAAGTGCTCCTTTCGCAGGAAGAATTCGACGCGAAGTACGGCGATTTTGGAAACTGA
- a CDS encoding cell division protein FtsQ/DivIB, with product MRSKKLVIVYAVILFLIVFLITFNSVCAITQIDARFDVSSADAKQKAEKIQDELDGYLRKNFLFFDTDTVKEIFERKENSHFKVLSVEKSFPNKITVNVREKYECYAFYDKTLQKYAVTDASGEVIVLKDDASNNLSGNNVAVSGFTLQNAEAGQTLSVKESEQKAFAGVKAALAYFEKTFGGVRTNIVSVLYQAERDGISVFSTQEGVEFYFTNIQKFTEEMFAEVFELYSSLSDGEKTYGRINAAVQDNGKLNVQYITNDIPA from the coding sequence ATGCGCAGTAAAAAGTTAGTCATCGTCTACGCAGTCATCCTGTTTCTGATCGTTTTTCTCATTACGTTCAATTCGGTATGCGCCATCACGCAGATCGACGCGAGGTTCGACGTTTCCAGTGCGGACGCCAAGCAAAAAGCGGAAAAGATACAGGACGAACTGGACGGGTATCTCCGCAAAAATTTCCTGTTTTTCGATACCGATACCGTAAAGGAGATTTTCGAACGGAAAGAAAATTCGCATTTCAAGGTGCTTTCGGTGGAAAAGAGTTTCCCCAACAAGATCACCGTGAACGTGCGGGAAAAATACGAGTGCTACGCCTTTTACGATAAGACTCTTCAAAAATACGCCGTCACCGACGCGTCGGGCGAAGTGATCGTCCTGAAAGACGACGCTTCCAACAACCTCAGCGGCAACAACGTCGCGGTTTCGGGATTTACGTTACAGAACGCCGAGGCAGGGCAGACGCTTTCCGTTAAAGAGAGCGAGCAAAAAGCGTTTGCGGGCGTGAAAGCGGCGCTCGCCTATTTCGAAAAGACGTTCGGCGGCGTGCGGACGAATATCGTTTCCGTCTTGTATCAGGCGGAGCGGGACGGCATTTCCGTGTTCTCCACGCAGGAGGGCGTAGAGTTCTATTTTACCAATATCCAAAAGTTTACCGAAGAGATGTTTGCGGAAGTGTTTGAATTGTATTCCTCGCTTTCCGACGGCGAAAAGACGTACGGGCGCATCAACGCGGCGGTACAGGATAACGGAAAATTGAACGTTCAGTACATAACCAACGATATCCCCGCATAA
- the spoVG gene encoding septation regulator SpoVG codes for MKISDVRIRFVKKEDSKLKAVASITIDDCFVVHDIKVIEGTDGPFIAMPSRKTNDGEFKDIAHPLNTETREELKNAILAAYEQELAHAE; via the coding sequence TTGAAAATTTCGGATGTACGCATTAGGTTTGTGAAAAAAGAAGACAGCAAACTGAAAGCGGTCGCGTCCATAACCATCGATGATTGCTTTGTCGTGCACGACATCAAAGTTATCGAAGGCACTGACGGACCATTCATTGCTATGCCCAGCCGCAAAACTAATGACGGTGAATTTAAGGATATCGCGCACCCTCTGAACACGGAAACGCGCGAAGAGTTGAAAAACGCTATCCTTGCCGCGTACGAACAAGAATTGGCCCACGCTGAGTAA
- a CDS encoding cell division protein FtsA has product MNRRSVAVLDVESSEVTVIIGERGVNNTFVFKGMKTEKYDGFADADFFDSEKLSRAVSEALRCVELSCNDKIKEIYVGVPGEFLKVVTMRHMTSFPKKRRISLQDVKNLYHDGFTCGEAGYSLIKQSNVYYVTSDKRRTIDPVGMVSDSLEGYLSYFLCSDYYKNILSNILYQYGVKKVSFLPASLAEAMYLIPSETRDEYAILLDIGYMSMTFSVVCGNGIVYQSACSVGGGHVTACMIRDGELEIPFDVAEALLKKVNLSSVDNPDATIDYTDRLQSYSLPLSAVHEKVKEGLDLICEVINKCLELCDNRNIDYKPILLTGGGVTNIRGAREHISNRLNKVVEIVAPNLPYYNKASQSSVLSLLDMALTEKREKSLFSNIFYGFGG; this is encoded by the coding sequence ATGAACCGCAGAAGCGTAGCCGTGCTGGACGTGGAATCGTCCGAAGTTACCGTCATCATCGGTGAGCGCGGGGTGAACAACACGTTCGTTTTCAAGGGCATGAAAACGGAAAAATACGACGGATTTGCCGATGCGGATTTTTTCGATTCGGAAAAACTCAGCCGCGCGGTTTCGGAGGCGCTCCGCTGCGTCGAACTCAGTTGCAACGACAAGATCAAAGAGATCTACGTCGGCGTTCCGGGCGAGTTTCTCAAAGTGGTCACCATGCGGCACATGACGAGTTTTCCCAAAAAACGCCGCATTTCTTTGCAGGACGTCAAGAATTTGTATCATGACGGTTTCACCTGCGGCGAAGCGGGGTATTCTCTCATCAAGCAGTCTAACGTATATTACGTTACGTCGGACAAGCGCCGCACCATCGACCCTGTCGGTATGGTCAGCGATTCGCTGGAAGGGTATCTGTCCTATTTTCTGTGCAGCGATTACTACAAGAATATTTTATCGAACATTCTCTATCAGTACGGCGTAAAAAAAGTTTCGTTTCTTCCCGCTTCTTTGGCGGAAGCAATGTATCTGATCCCCTCGGAAACGCGCGACGAATACGCCATTTTGCTGGATATCGGCTATATGTCGATGACTTTTTCCGTGGTATGCGGGAACGGCATCGTTTACCAGAGCGCCTGCTCCGTGGGCGGCGGCCATGTGACCGCGTGCATGATACGGGACGGGGAACTGGAAATTCCTTTCGACGTTGCGGAAGCACTCTTGAAAAAAGTCAATCTTTCGAGTGTGGACAACCCCGACGCGACCATCGATTATACCGATCGCCTGCAATCGTACTCTCTTCCTTTGAGCGCCGTGCACGAAAAGGTGAAAGAGGGGCTGGATCTCATATGCGAGGTCATCAATAAGTGTCTGGAACTTTGTGATAATCGGAATATCGACTATAAGCCGATTTTATTGACGGGCGGGGGTGTGACGAATATCCGCGGCGCGCGCGAACATATTTCCAACCGACTCAACAAAGTGGTGGAGATCGTGGCGCCCAATCTGCCTTATTACAATAAGGCATCGCAGAGTTCGGTTTTGAGTCTTTTGGATATGGCGCTTACGGAAAAGCGCGAAAAAAGTTTATTTTCTAATATATTTTACGGATTCGGAGGTTAA
- the murA gene encoding UDP-N-acetylglucosamine 1-carboxyvinyltransferase: MDKFIIEGGKSLYGSVAIQSAKNAVLPLLAASILTDEQVKIHKCPRIRDVMNMVQILNELGCKTTYDGEDLIIDSADAACHEIPSALAKELRSSVFMLGSVISRFSRARIAYPGGCDIGLRPIDLHLKGLKRLGVQIDEEGGYINCSCDRIVGAEVLLDCPSVGATENIILAAVKGKGTTIVKNAAREPEISDLQNFLNAMGAKVYGCGTPTVVVEGVSRLHGAEYTPIPDRIEAGTFLIAAAMCGGEIEVCNADAENIASLLHKLREISCKVWAKDDKIYIRSKDKPLSPNLVETQPYPGFPTDLQAQMTALSCVAEGSTLIVENLFETRFKHVPELIKMGADITVRGRSALVRGVNNLHGADVVASDLRGGAALTLAGLAAEGNTTVTDLSYIDRGYFGFEYKLRDLGAKIKRIHI; encoded by the coding sequence ATGGATAAATTTATTATAGAGGGCGGGAAAAGTCTGTACGGAAGCGTGGCGATACAGTCGGCTAAAAACGCAGTTCTTCCCTTACTTGCCGCGTCTATTTTAACCGATGAACAAGTGAAGATACATAAGTGCCCGCGCATCCGCGACGTGATGAACATGGTGCAGATCCTTAACGAACTCGGGTGCAAAACGACGTACGACGGAGAAGACCTCATCATCGACAGCGCCGACGCCGCCTGCCATGAAATTCCCTCCGCGCTCGCGAAAGAACTGCGCTCTTCCGTCTTTATGCTGGGTTCCGTCATATCCCGTTTTTCACGCGCGCGCATTGCTTACCCGGGCGGGTGCGATATCGGGTTGAGGCCCATCGACCTGCATTTAAAAGGTCTGAAACGCCTGGGGGTGCAGATAGACGAAGAGGGCGGCTACATAAATTGCTCGTGCGACAGGATCGTCGGCGCGGAAGTTTTGTTGGACTGTCCCAGCGTGGGGGCGACGGAAAACATTATTCTGGCGGCAGTCAAGGGCAAGGGCACCACGATCGTAAAGAACGCGGCGCGCGAACCCGAAATTTCCGACTTACAGAATTTTCTCAACGCGATGGGGGCGAAGGTGTACGGCTGCGGCACGCCCACGGTCGTCGTCGAGGGCGTTTCCAGGCTGCACGGAGCGGAATATACGCCCATTCCAGACCGCATTGAGGCGGGCACTTTTCTGATAGCGGCCGCCATGTGCGGCGGCGAGATCGAGGTGTGCAACGCGGATGCGGAGAATATCGCGTCGCTTCTGCATAAACTTCGCGAAATCAGTTGCAAAGTATGGGCAAAAGATGATAAAATATATATAAGGAGCAAGGATAAGCCTCTCTCTCCCAATCTCGTCGAGACGCAGCCTTATCCGGGGTTTCCCACAGATCTGCAAGCGCAGATGACGGCGCTTTCCTGCGTTGCCGAGGGATCCACGCTCATCGTGGAAAATCTCTTCGAAACGCGGTTCAAGCACGTGCCCGAACTCATCAAGATGGGGGCGGACATCACGGTACGCGGACGCAGCGCGTTGGTTCGCGGAGTGAACAATCTGCACGGAGCGGACGTGGTCGCAAGCGATCTTCGCGGCGGCGCGGCGCTCACGCTGGCGGGGCTTGCAGCGGAGGGAAATACCACCGTTACCGATTTAAGTTATATAGACCGCGGGTATTTCGGGTTTGAATACAAACTCAGAGATCTCGGGGCGAAGATCAAACGAATACATATCTGA
- the ilvC gene encoding ketol-acid reductoisomerase encodes MSKIYYQSDCDLKVLKGKTVAIIGYGSQGHAHALNLHESGVNVVVGLYNGSKSWAKAEKAGLKVMTAAEAAKAADVIMILINDERQAKLYKESIEPNLTEGKALAFAHGFNIHFKQIVPPANVDVFMIAPKGPGHTVRSEYVAGKGVPCLVAIHQDATGKALDVALAYAAGIGGARAGVLETTFKCETETDLFGEQAVLCGGVTALMKAGFETLVEAGYDPKNAYFECIHEMKLIVDLIYKGGFSMMRYSISDTAEYGDYETGKRIITEETKKEMKKVLEEIQDGTFASKWIAENNNGRAHFNAKRALEADHQLEAVGKELRKMYSWNDEKEDM; translated from the coding sequence ATGTCAAAGATATACTATCAGTCTGATTGCGATCTGAAAGTTTTAAAGGGTAAAACCGTCGCTATCATCGGCTACGGCAGCCAGGGACACGCGCATGCGCTGAACTTGCACGAGAGCGGCGTAAACGTCGTCGTCGGACTGTATAACGGCAGCAAATCCTGGGCGAAAGCGGAAAAGGCAGGCTTGAAAGTCATGACGGCAGCGGAAGCGGCGAAAGCGGCGGACGTCATCATGATCCTTATCAATGACGAAAGACAGGCGAAATTGTATAAAGAGAGCATCGAACCCAACCTGACCGAGGGCAAGGCGCTCGCGTTTGCGCACGGCTTCAATATCCATTTCAAACAAATCGTTCCGCCCGCAAACGTGGACGTGTTCATGATCGCGCCCAAGGGCCCCGGCCATACGGTGCGCAGCGAGTACGTGGCAGGTAAAGGCGTTCCCTGCCTGGTCGCCATTCATCAGGACGCGACGGGCAAGGCGCTCGACGTGGCTTTGGCGTATGCCGCGGGTATCGGCGGCGCGCGCGCGGGCGTTCTGGAAACGACTTTCAAGTGCGAGACGGAAACCGACCTCTTCGGCGAACAGGCTGTTCTCTGCGGCGGCGTGACCGCGCTCATGAAAGCGGGGTTCGAAACGCTCGTGGAAGCGGGTTACGATCCCAAGAACGCGTATTTCGAGTGCATTCACGAAATGAAACTCATCGTCGACCTCATCTATAAGGGCGGTTTCTCGATGATGCGCTATTCCATTTCCGACACCGCTGAATACGGCGATTACGAGACCGGTAAGCGTATCATCACCGAAGAGACCAAAAAGGAAATGAAGAAAGTCCTCGAAGAGATCCAGGACGGCACGTTCGCCTCTAAATGGATCGCAGAGAACAACAACGGCAGGGCGCATTTCAACGCCAAGCGCGCGCTCGAGGCCGACCATCAACTCGAAGCGGTGGGTAAAGAACTGCGTAAAATGTATTCCTGGAACGACGAAAAAGAAGATATGTAA